Genomic segment of Drosophila takahashii strain IR98-3 E-12201 chromosome X, DtakHiC1v2, whole genome shotgun sequence:
AACACCATCGAGTGCGCACTTTAAAATCCCATTTGGGGGAGATGactctctttttttattttattttcaatttccccGGACTGTCAATATGCTCTATATTTAATTACTGATAAGATAAACCCGGCAAGGTGAGGGCCGGCAGCTCTGAGTCATCCAGAAACTGCAAAAaccaaatgcaaaatgcaataaaacccCGTTTAcaagaaatcaaaataaacaacagACAAAGGAATAACCATATAAGAAAAGCTAAAGTAGCAGTATCCACAGCACTGGAAAAATGGGGCTTTTTTTCAAAGATATTATAGtagattataattatatatcgaactaaaaaaataagattattttaaggAATAGAGATATTGTAGtagaatcaaaatatttagaaaactaaaaaataagattattttaaggaaaagCTTCAAAGTGATGTTATATAACGTAATGGTATTCCCTATAATGGGAGATACCATTAATAATTGATCTATTATGTTCTCTGTGAGATATAATAACAAGAATATTTATAGTAATATGGTTAATTAAAGTGGTATTATAAATGCTAAGTATATCTTGCGTAACTAATATCCCATCGATGATCGATCATTAATTAAGATCTagtttttttcctgtgcacATACTTTCTAAGGTTTCGAAAGAAAAACTCTTTGGCGCGCAGACAAAGAAAAGGGGGGATTACGAgaggtatgtatgtatgtgcgtGTGTATATATGTCTGGGGAAGTGGGGAAACTCCGGCTGATAACCAAAGTGGAGCACTTTTGGCTTAAAAATAGACACCATAGGAAACCGCTCGAAAACATACCGCACACGATTCCAATTATAAGTGTAAATTGCCAAGAAATATAGAGATTTCTCCCCCTCCTTTCCCCCTGCCCCTCCGCCACAAGGAAAAACATTAGTCAACACAAACACAGCATCCCCATCCACTCACACATACGCACGTACACAATTAATAATTCCCGATGGAGCGATTCGGGTTCCGATTACGATTCCGGGCACCTATGACTCCGCGGGGGCCCGAGTTCACTTCCCTCGATGCTCgacgattatgcgatcgcacTTGGCAGGCCGGCGATTCTCAACTTCATTTAaaagaacaattaacgctGCGAGTACGTCGTCTCCTATTGTttggcaaacaacaaaaaaaaatacactgaTTTAATTGAGATGGTGCAACGGCGATTGTCCTGCTCTTCTAAACATCGATTGCCGCCTATCGATAGGCTTTCTTTTTATGAcgtaataaaaatatgcataaaTCTAGTAGGGAATATTGTGAGTACTTGgctttccaaaaaaattaacagtTCTTGGAACTGcacataattaatatttaattgccttgaagatatatttctaaaaaaaaagtttatttcgaATATTTAGTCTTAAAATGGAATATTTTCAGAGACCATCAATTtgtaatcttatttattttcatcctaCAAATTAATGCTTACTCTAGAGTACGTTCAAAGTCACGGAagtaatacataaatatttctcaacacttttttaagctttaattttattaaaagctaTTGCAAAATTTGTagcatataatttttaataggaTACAAGatgttaaaataattcatcAAGTTTTCTAGCTAGTTTTTATGGAAATGAAATCACGTCAACTATCGCTTGCCGACTATCGATAACCGTGATAGGCGATTCCATCTCTGATCTGGCAGCACTGAGCGgcgaaaataattgaattttgtctttattttttttcaacgtAAACAAATAAGTTAAATTAAGACTGATCCGAATGGAGAAGGTGGAGGCGGTGACGGTGCCCCATGTGGATGCGTATCGGCGGCTGCTGAACAAGGCGGTGTCCCAGCTGCTGGTGGACAAGGGCGCCGGGCAGGCGAGCAACCAGTGCCTGGAGACGCTCACCCAGATGCTGCAGGCGCGTAAGTAAATCTTTTTAGGATAAATCCATAACCCGGAATTAATTATATATCCCCCTTAGTGATCGGCGAGATTGGCAATTCGGCGCACAACTACTGCGAGCTCAGCGGACGCACCATGCCCACCGTGGGCGACGTCAGTTTGGCGCTGATCAACATGGGCATCTCGATCTCCAGTTTGGATCCCTACATGCGCAAGGAGACGCATGTGCCCATTCCGCTGCCGCCGCAGCAGACGCAGCAGCGACAACTGAGCCTGCTCCAGGCGGGCAGCAAGTCCTCGCATCCGCACTATGTGCCCAGCTACTTCCCGGCAATGCCCGATCCACATGCCTACATCCGGACGCCCACGCACAAGCAGCCGGTGACGGAGTACGAGGCCATCAGGGAGAAGGCCGCCTGCCAGAAGCGGGACATCGAGAAGGCGCTCACGAAGTTCCTCTGCAAGACCACCGAGACGAACAATCTCTTTCCCACCGAGGACAACATGTTTCCCTGTAAGATGAGATTGTTACTCCTTAGTTTCCTATTAAATATCTATATTATTTCACCCAGTGATTGCCTGCAAGCCGGCCTTTCCTCCATATGCAGCCGCTTTGAATCCCACAGACCAGGTCTTTGACTTCGAGGAGCTGGAGTATCACTATTTGGTGGCCAATCGCACAGAGGATGTGCCCAGCAAAGGTAAGTTTTTtcgtataaataataaaatacctaaatccacaatcaatttatttatattttcagagGACGGCGAGGAGGGCGACAGCGAGAACGAGGAGATGGACGGCGACAAGTCGAAGGAGGAGAAGCCCGAGCTGGAGATCAAACCGAATTCCACCACGAACAAGGCCATTTTGGAGAACCCCAATATAGATAATCCCTACTTGCGAGCCGCCACCCTGCCCAAGCGATCCAAAACGGGTGCGGGTGCACCGGGAATCATGCCCAGCCGGAGTTTGGCCAGCACGGCGCCAACGATACCAACGCCCTCCACCCTAGAGATAACGAAAAGTAGCGTATAAGTGTAGCATGCggttttaaataatgtttagGGAATCGAAACACTcctcttttaaataaattacatcaATTGCGCGCtcgtacatatatttatagcattaattaaatatcttttttaataaatgttgcgttaataacaattatttcACAGAGTAAGAGGTGCTATTATGCACTATATTTAAGGATTGTGTTGGGAATGTTAAgctgttaatattttttttattcagttttcaaagggtgcttaatgggttaagaacatttttttgtcatttaaacggaattgaagtgctctttccataggtgccaaaatgtttatattataagttcaaaatatgagtacagttaacattcaaatttgagaaaatacttttgactagggttgtaggCAGAAATTTGAAGTTTCATTCTTTacggtttttaattttttttaaaaatggaaatatctaatttaacaattatagttttttaatctcttgattttaatatgaagttctttacaaagttttaattgaacgtacatacataatattttctagcttgattcaaatatttcaaaatgtattttattaaatacctTCTgcgttttttgaatttaattcaaaagctatatttttattgggcAAACATCAACTAGATATTATTAAAACTAAGAGATATACTTATagcctttaaaatttaaatatttatttttttgacacaCTTTTCACgcggtaaaaaaatatataaaatttaaaaaaaatactttccaAGCCACCTGCTCTGGGACATCTGCAAATCGGTTATGTTGTTCAATCTCCGAACCGCTAATCCGGCGGTATGTAAATGCATTTCCATTAAGGCAATTGAGGAAGGTCCATTCGTGCCCTGTCCATTAAGATCAATTAGAAGACAAATAGGCGGTTGGCTCTCCGAGATTTCGCATAAAAAGCCGTCGGTGTGGGAGATGATGCCACAATTGCAACTCATTCCATTGATCTACGATGTCGGACGCCGTGGAGGAGCCGCCACTTTACCTGACCCCCCAGTTCTTCCGTCGCAGCCTGGAGCACGGATTGCAGCAGCTGGAGCTGCAGGTGATGGGCGTCCAGCTGACCAACTTGACCCGCGGCGGGGAGAACTACTGCAGCAACATCTACCGGGCGCAGATCAGGTATCGCAATGCGGAGAACTGCGTCCTGGAGACGTCCCTGATCGTCAAGTCCATGCCGGACGAGAAGCAGGCCATCCTGGCGCGCCTGCACATCTACAACAAGGAGACCATCTTCTACACGACCATCAAGCCCAAGTTGGAGGCGCTGATGTGGCGGGCCAGCAGTTCGATGGATGCCTGGACTTTGGGCGCCAAGTGggttaacaatttaaatttatttaacctaatttaaatttatttaaaaattatagttttttttatgcatcttagccctttattttaataatgaagttctttaaaaaattcttgagAACATTTAAAACCATAGCTACGTGAATTCTTCAGCAAAATGagaacgcgaattcttgagaACAAAAGCAACggttatttacatttaaatgttctcaaaaatataaatttttttctgctttaattcaaatattttaaaatgtatttcttaaatcattcatttgaatttttgtgtagcattcaattcaattctcACAGTAATGATTACCCCATCTATCCTAACCACTAGACACTACTACTCCACCACCCAGCCGGAGCAGACGATCATCTTCGAGGACCTGTGCTCCCGGGGCTACCAGCTGAAGTGCCGCCAGTTGGGCCTGGACTTCGAGCACTCGGCGCTGGTCATGCGCAAACTGGCCGAATACCATGCAGGCACCATGGTGATGGGCGAACGGGAGCCGGAGACGATCGTTGATCGGTATCCCTTCGGCCTGCTCCACATGGACGCCATCAAGTCGGAGCCCTTCAAGCTGCTCTTCGGCACTCAGCTGCTGAAGCTGGCCGCCCTGGTGGGCGACTGCGAGGGATTCGGCGGGATAACCACGAAGCTCTATCGCTACCACGAACACTTCACCGAGCGCGTGCTCAAGGCGGTCTACCCGCTTCGCGGCCAGCACAATGTCCTCAATCACGGGGACCTTTGGGTGAACAACATATTCTTCAAGTACGATCCGAACTACAAGGTGCAGCAGGTGAAAATCGTAAGTAATCttaatataaatttgatattattcaagcaaaaaaaaaaaagattatattctaaagaattcgcgttcttGTTTTAATCATGAATAAATCTTTAGCTTTATATCATGAAAGCTCTCAAAAATGTGAGTGGTAAATTTGAGGTATTCTTGTTCTCATTTTGCTGAAGAATTCATGTACCTATGGTTTTAAATGTTCTAAAGAATttgctgtatttttttttattcatatatCAATCTGTGAGTTTATATTATGaaaccttttaaaaatgtcagtGTGGTAAATATCAGTTTTTCTTACtctcaagaattcgcgttctCATTTTGTTGAAGAACTCAAATACCTATGGTCTTCTTGTTCTGAAGAATTTGCACTTGattttgttacatttttgtattataatCAAAAGAGCTAATCTTAGCTACCACATGCAGATTGACTTCCAGCTGTGCTTCTACGGCAGCCTGGGCTTCGACATAAACTACTTTTTGAACACCAGTTTGGAGCTGGAGGTGCTGCGTGACCGGCGGCAGGAGCTAATCGAGATATACTACCAGGTGCTGGTGGACACTTTGAAGCAGCTGCCGTGGTCGAAGCCACTGCCCAGCCACGAGGAGGTCCTGGAAGAGATCAGGAAGCGCGAGGCCTACGGCTTCTTTGTGGCCTTCGGCTTCTTTCCGCTGATGAGCATGATCGGCGTGGACTCCGAGGATAACTCGCTGAAGAACTTCCACGACGAGACATTCGCCAGGCAGAAGGTGCAGCTGATGTTCGAGGGAAACACTCGGACGCTGGAGAGCCTAAAATGCACCCTCAAGCGTTTGGATGAGCTGCAGCTCTTTGACTAAACAAATAGATCGAGtgcctatttttttttttttttttttttcaaataaacgACCAAGTTTTTTATACCTTTACaggtaaaaatacaaatcaagagtgtctttaaaaaatttcaaaacatatagtttgattaatacttttcgagtttttacgttATCAGAGTAAAGATCActacatattatttttaaacatgaaAGTGCGGATTTAGGTTTTTCTGTAATATAAATCGTTGTcaagaatacaatttttgttcaaacgaaaaatacatgaaatagacaactataaaaaaattacgttatataaaaaaaaatattgatgactttggtttttttctgatttttctgCCTCTTTTAAAGTTTCTTTTAGAATTTCTTAATACTAGTATCCGAATTTTTGGGCACTAAGCTGGCCGTTTTAGCCACGCTTCAGTGTCTCAAGGAACTGGATAATGTGCATCGGGTACAAATACTTGATGGACGGCAGAGTCACCGAGTCCATGGTGGGACATCCCTTCCATTTGACGCAAAAGAAGAGATGCCCGCGAGCCTTGAAGCAATGGTGAATCTTCTTCAACTGCAGACCGCGTTCTACGCCGCAGGGTTTTGTCATCTGCGGCATTTTCCATCCAAGTCCCTTCTTTTCTTCTGGGTAAAGTGTGTTCTCACCGATGGTGCGCTCCAAGTCGGCAAGCAGCTCGTCCAGTTTAAGCTGGGTGTTTATCTGGCTCACGGTTAGAAAAGAGCTGGattccgcctcctcctccttagAGGATTCTTCCTCCTCAGAGGATTCTTCGTCGGAGGAGGATTTTTCGTCGGAGGAGGATTCTTCGTCGGAGGAGGATTCTTCGTCGGAGGAGGAATCTTCGTCGGAGGAGGATTCTTCGTCGGAGGAGGATTCTTCGTCGAGCTCCATTGGTGTAGCAATGGTCACCGACTCAGTTTCTTCAGCATCCAATGAAGGAAGCGATGCTGCTCCGGATTCCTGGCCATCTAGAATCTCCGGCTCCTGGTTCTTTCCACCACTAGCAATCGCAGCAGTTGGTGAAACCTGTTTGGTTTCCTCATCAGAGGCTTCTTCGTCGATCTCCATTGGTGAAGCAATGGTCACCGGCTCAGTTTCTCCAGCATCCAATGAAGGAAGCGATGCTGCCCCGTATTCCTGGCCATCTAGAACCCCTTGCTCCTGGTCCTTTCCACCACTAGCAATCGCAACAGTTGGTGAAACCTGTTTGGTGGATCCTTCCTGCGAAGATTCATCACTGTGGGTCCCCGAGCTGATGGAGGCACCTTCCATTTCATGATCTCTGGGATCGTCGCCGGTGAGATCTATAGTTGGTAGGGGGTGGAACCCCAGGAAGTCTTCCTGCTCGAAAAAAACTGGCGTACACTTCCTCCCTTTGAACATAACATAGGTGGGAACGGTCAAGGATCTGCGGTAacgctcctcctgctcctttaACTTCTTCGCTAACAACTTCGCCTCGTGGGTCTCCTTCAGGAGGGTCATCACGAGGATCTCCTCTTCGTAGTCGGCCAGCGTGGCAAGGCAGTTCTTCAGATCCTCCATGGGAACCCAGGTGGCCTGATCCGCCGGATAACCCTTCCATTTCACCAGAAATTGTTTGCGACCGCGCAGGTAGTTGTGGGAAAGGAAATTCTCCACCTCGTACTCGCCACTCTGAGCATCGCTCTGATCCTCGATGGGCTCAGCCCCTCCGCCTGCGGAGTCGGGATCACTCGGTGCTTGAGACATTACTTTAGTTTTTCAGCAAACGAGACGCAGCACACAAAAAGCACGGGGAAAAATGAGCGATGTCACGCCGGAAaaccaaatggaaaatggcGGCAAGCTCAGAATGGGGGCTGCCAACTCGCTTTTAAGTGCAGGGAACTGTGAACCAGGGCTGGCTAGCCAGATTCCACCGTTTCTAATGTGGGCATTGAACTccttaaacttaaatttaattcaacacCGGAAAAACGAAGTTTTAAATGCCTATTGCCCGATTTTAATGCTCacaaaaaaaggtaaatttgtaccatttttcaaaaatgaacGTTTTTTACGTAACAttgatataataaaattaaagaccataactgttatgagttctaatttaaaaatcacaaattaacagttattttccgatttgtaaagtaaaactcaaagtaGAACTCgtattttttcagttttataataaaaggtGAAAAATATCACTTATTCACTTgcgcaaaaataaaactcgaaAATTGTAGGctttttaaacgatttttattaagttatataaaacacggtaagcatgtttttttgtattatttaattttatcaaaaatgtcaagaaataactgttaaaccccaaaaaataacagttctTTTACACTGGAATAACCCTAATTGCTGTTAATTGATACGAGTTGGCAGCCCCGAAGCTTGCCGCCATGTTTTGTTCCTTTCTCATTTTCCGCGTGTTTTTTTCGTGCCACTCTGTttctttttgtaaaatttggaaaacaaAACCATGTCTAATGGATAGCCGGAAAAGCCCTGTGACTCCGCAACCCCCTCTACCTCCGCAACCGCCAAAGAGCCGGATTCCAAAGTGTTTGCGCTGGTGAAGATCGTTGGAAAGCGCCTGGTGCGCAGTTTACTTTAGTTTCTGGTGAAATAGATGGGATTCTTGGAGGCGGAGAGCACCTGGCAGCCGCTTTACATGGACATGATGAAACTGCCGGAGGTCGGTGGCCAGGAGGATAAGCCATCCATTGACATATTCCCACAGAAGGCAATCCAGGATCGCTTGGAGAAAGTGCATCACAGCTTTAGGATTCAAAACCATTCATCTATAAAACACGCAGGTATTGTCCAACCATATTAGCATGTCGTAAAATCCAATTAAATACTCCTTATCCCACTGAACCTTCAGTTTCTCACTGCCCAAAAGTAAAAACCATCCAATTATGGGCTGCGAAAAAATTGTTGTCCTTCCGCATTAGTATCAATTAGGTTCCGAGTgcatttcatatatttttcgttaaatcaaattaaatgcgAATCATTCATTCTCCCTGGGTATTCAGTATTCAGTATTCACCACCCACGCAGCCTCCAGCAGGATTACTCGAAAGTGCACCCAATCATCGTGGCCCTGTGAAAATGGTGGAGTGGGCGTGGTGCTGCATGTGCATGTGGAAAAACCGGACTCAGTCATTGGTAATAATTTATTGTGAAATAATTGTAATGAACTGTAATTGAATTACACCGTAAGCGCGGATTTATGATTTGATTAAGGGCAGATAGCGCGCAGTATTTGACATGTCCCAAAGTACGTTAATGCAGTGGCATTTTACCCTGGGAATTCGGTTATTTATTGGGTATACGAGCATTAGAGCTTGGACTAAAGATTGTCGATCCTCTGAAGTACATATATTCATGACGAACCCCTGTTTTTCGCTCACAAATTGCAAAAGTATGTGGCGCCCACGATTTTGGACTAAATAAGGCAGTTTTTTAGTCAAAATGGTGCCAAATTGGGTctaaatatggaatgtcgtACCTCGTTGTACTCGTTATTTGATTcctaatcgattggcattcaaacctacacacaaaaaaatttgcttggtaaaattgaccaacaaagatagttacgtaactattaaaatagttacgtgtattttgtttttgctttgggtttgtgtctttgctaattgtgtgtattttgttgttgtgaaatgactatttacttagtagaattgacaattttgctggttggggcctgtttgacaattattacagttgattttagttttttttttgtgtgtagaaatttttaaattttgtcgtttttcacaaaaaattgtgaaaaaaatgcgaaaatttatcaaaaaataaatttccctgAAAGTGATAAGATTCGTTAGTATAGGTCGtaagctgttcaaaacagtcggtatTTTAGCTGTAGGACTTAAATTGTCCAAGCTACGactaaaaaaccattaaaaaaaatgattattttcgtCGAAAATTGAAATccatattttccaccctaaaatatcagttttttggccgttaaaattgaaataatgatccaaatatggagtgTCGTACCTCGATGAGTTCGTAATTAAactcccaatcgattggcattcaaacctagaaattttcaaattttggcgttttttacaaaaaattgtgatgttaccccttatcaaaaatgcgaaaatttatcaaaaaataaatttccctgAAAGTGATGGGATTCGTTAGTATAGGTCGTAAGCTGTTCAAAACTGTCGATCTTTTAGCTATGGGCCTTGATTTGGTCAAGTTACGATTgaaaaaccctaaaaaataagGGTATTTTTGCTCAAAACCCTTATTCCTTTAACACGACCGGGATTTCtagttttcctcttttccaatttttttctaattttatacAGTTATCGTTCTCGCGtcataacttaaaaataaatgtctcGAACAGGTATTATTTTTGGATCCTGAAATTTTGTAAAGACGCTCTTAAGTAGGCAACACATTTGGCAAACAGGGTACTCGATTGTCGACTCTATGTCTTTGTTGCTTTGTTGGATTTACTTAACACATGGATTGTGGTTTGCGTAATTAGAATCGTATTCAGTCGAACGGAAGCTgctgtcaacttttataaatgcaatgatgtgaaattaataacattgtcACACAGTAATATGCTAATTTTGAATTATAGAAAAATGTCTGCTGGCCTTGTGGGTTTATGCAAAAGTTGTACAGAAGCAAATTCAGATTTAGTTCCCTTTATTCCTGCTCTAAATTCAGAATTCTATCCCATATCTACCATAAAGTATAATCCCCTTTGTAATCCCGTGTGTATGTTTGTGTGCAAATTTTGATCTCGGGTGCCGAAAGATAGTAAAAATATAGAGAGATAGAAATAATGTGCGAGACTCTGTctgttgtttcttttttttttgtaatttaatttaatttacattaaaaaatataatttgtaaataatgaaatataatCAATAATTCATCAAGGTGTTCAGATGTTTGGCTGTTGTTTTGAATCGTTGATCTGAATTATTTGTAGCAGTTGTTTTTGTtcttgagtttgagtttgagtctgagtttgattttgattttgagttGTTttagttgttgctgttgttgtttattgACTTCATTTCTGATCAAATCCATTGTGAACACATATATATGGCGAGatatatacatgcatatatatttgtggatatatatatatattaatagatttatataaattgtattGCTTCAGATAATTGttgtaaataatttcaattattgTTTAGGGCGGGAGTCACGGGTCAGTGGACACTAGTGGACGTGTGGACACTTAAGCTTCGGCCTCAACCTCCTCCTTCACCTTGGCATCTCCGGGCTTGCCCTTGGACCAGTCGGGTTTCTTCTGCTCATCGGTATTTGGTAATCGATACGGGTACGGATACGGATCATGACGGAATAAAGGAGAGAATGGAATGGCATTAGT
This window contains:
- the Taf8 gene encoding transcription initiation factor TFIID subunit 8, producing the protein MEKVEAVTVPHVDAYRRLLNKAVSQLLVDKGAGQASNQCLETLTQMLQALIGEIGNSAHNYCELSGRTMPTVGDVSLALINMGISISSLDPYMRKETHVPIPLPPQQTQQRQLSLLQAGSKSSHPHYVPSYFPAMPDPHAYIRTPTHKQPVTEYEAIREKAACQKRDIEKALTKFLCKTTETNNLFPTEDNMFPLIACKPAFPPYAAALNPTDQVFDFEELEYHYLVANRTEDVPSKEDGEEGDSENEEMDGDKSKEEKPELEIKPNSTTNKAILENPNIDNPYLRAATLPKRSKTGAGAPGIMPSRSLASTAPTIPTPSTLEITKSSV
- the LOC108066918 gene encoding uncharacterized protein, with the translated sequence MSDAVEEPPLYLTPQFFRRSLEHGLQQLELQVMGVQLTNLTRGGENYCSNIYRAQIRYRNAENCVLETSLIVKSMPDEKQAILARLHIYNKETIFYTTIKPKLEALMWRASSSMDAWTLGAKHYYSTTQPEQTIIFEDLCSRGYQLKCRQLGLDFEHSALVMRKLAEYHAGTMVMGEREPETIVDRYPFGLLHMDAIKSEPFKLLFGTQLLKLAALVGDCEGFGGITTKLYRYHEHFTERVLKAVYPLRGQHNVLNHGDLWVNNIFFKYDPNYKVQQVKIIDFQLCFYGSLGFDINYFLNTSLELEVLRDRRQELIEIYYQVLVDTLKQLPWSKPLPSHEEVLEEIRKREAYGFFVAFGFFPLMSMIGVDSEDNSLKNFHDETFARQKVQLMFEGNTRTLESLKCTLKRLDELQLFD
- the LOC108066877 gene encoding chromo domain-containing protein rhino-like, with amino-acid sequence MSQAPSDPDSAGGGAEPIEDQSDAQSGEYEVENFLSHNYLRGRKQFLVKWKGYPADQATWVPMEDLKNCLATLADYEEEILVMTLLKETHEAKLLAKKLKEQEERYRRSLTVPTYVMFKGRKCTPVFFEQEDFLGFHPLPTIDLTGDDPRDHEMEGASISSGTHSDESSQEGSTKQVSPTVAIASGGKDQEQGVLDGQEYGAASLPSLDAGETEPVTIASPMEIDEEASDEETKQVSPTAAIASGGKNQEPEILDGQESGAASLPSLDAEETESVTIATPMELDEESSSDEESSSDEDSSSDEESSSDEESSSDEKSSSDEESSEEEESSKEEEAESSSFLTVSQINTQLKLDELLADLERTIGENTLYPEEKKGLGWKMPQMTKPCGVERGLQLKKIHHCFKARGHLFFCVKWKGCPTMDSVTLPSIKYLYPMHIIQFLETLKRG